In a genomic window of Nocardia fluminea:
- the mptB gene encoding polyprenol phosphomannose-dependent alpha 1,6 mannosyltransferase MptB: MAVLEGAARRTLAVGRRALGLDVPAPDHTVAVLHRDETEVPGLDKSERAQLDRIRLMGATGAVLMAIAALGIGAQPVHQNPVSGVRVLGIFARAHTGSLAMCMFGTALVIGAWLLLGRFAIGGLAGSPLHRLTRSQLDRTLLLWIIPLSVAPPMFSNDVYSYLAQSEIAARGIDPYSEGPVAGLGIDNVLTNNVPTIWRDTPAPYGPLFLWIGRGIAELTGDNIIAGVWVHRLLALAGVALIVWALPRLSVRCGVAPVSALWLGAANPLVLFHLVGGVHNDALMLGLMLAGVELMLRAIYGDGGRPDRLTATNLPPFDGRAYGLLIGGAVVITLSSSVKLTSIIALGFVGMALARRWGGSLTAVVKAAALLGVIAVATTLLIGFASGLGFGWVNTLSVANAVRSWMSLPTIIGIVTGFGGVLLGLGDHTTALLSITRPIAAVVAGYVTVRMLVATGMGRLHPVGALGVALAAIVLLFPVVQPWYLLWAIVPLAAWATQPVFRVPAVAFSAVVSMLVMPRGAEFQVFQIIGAALAAVVCFALFFALTRHTLPWRAQPGVSAPSQEGTAYRVTS; the protein is encoded by the coding sequence GTGGCGGTACTGGAGGGCGCGGCGCGCAGGACACTGGCGGTCGGGCGGCGAGCTCTCGGGCTCGACGTGCCGGCGCCCGATCATACCGTCGCGGTGCTGCATCGCGACGAGACCGAGGTCCCCGGGCTCGACAAGAGCGAACGCGCGCAACTGGACCGGATCCGGCTGATGGGCGCTACCGGCGCGGTGCTGATGGCGATCGCGGCGCTGGGTATCGGCGCTCAGCCCGTGCACCAGAATCCGGTCTCGGGCGTGCGTGTGCTCGGCATCTTCGCGCGCGCCCACACCGGATCGCTCGCGATGTGCATGTTCGGGACCGCGCTGGTGATCGGCGCGTGGCTGCTGCTCGGTCGGTTCGCGATCGGCGGGCTCGCCGGTTCGCCACTGCACCGCCTGACGCGCTCGCAACTGGACCGCACCCTGCTGCTGTGGATCATCCCGCTGTCCGTGGCGCCACCCATGTTCAGCAACGACGTCTACTCCTACCTCGCACAGAGCGAGATCGCCGCCCGCGGCATCGACCCCTATTCCGAAGGGCCCGTCGCCGGACTCGGAATCGACAATGTCCTCACCAACAACGTGCCGACGATCTGGCGCGATACGCCCGCCCCGTACGGTCCGCTGTTCCTCTGGATCGGTCGCGGTATCGCGGAGCTCACGGGGGACAACATCATCGCCGGGGTGTGGGTGCACCGGTTGCTGGCGCTGGCCGGGGTGGCGCTGATCGTGTGGGCGCTGCCGCGGTTGTCGGTGCGCTGCGGGGTGGCGCCGGTGAGCGCGCTGTGGCTCGGGGCGGCCAATCCGCTGGTGCTGTTCCACCTGGTCGGCGGCGTGCACAACGACGCGCTGATGCTCGGGCTGATGCTGGCCGGCGTGGAGCTCATGCTGCGCGCGATCTACGGCGACGGAGGCAGACCCGACCGGCTGACGGCGACGAATCTGCCTCCCTTCGACGGTCGCGCCTACGGGCTGCTGATCGGTGGCGCGGTGGTGATCACCCTGTCGTCGTCGGTCAAGCTCACCTCCATCATCGCGCTCGGCTTCGTCGGCATGGCGCTGGCCAGGCGCTGGGGCGGATCGCTCACCGCCGTCGTGAAAGCCGCGGCTCTGCTGGGCGTGATCGCCGTGGCGACAACGCTTCTCATCGGTTTCGCCAGTGGCCTCGGCTTCGGCTGGGTCAATACCCTCAGCGTCGCCAACGCTGTCCGGAGCTGGATGTCGCTGCCGACCATCATCGGGATCGTCACCGGTTTCGGCGGCGTCCTACTCGGGCTGGGCGACCACACCACCGCGCTGCTGTCGATCACCCGGCCCATCGCGGCGGTGGTCGCGGGCTACGTGACGGTCCGGATGCTCGTCGCCACCGGCATGGGCCGGCTGCACCCCGTCGGCGCGCTCGGGGTGGCACTCGCGGCGATCGTGCTGCTGTTCCCGGTGGTCCAGCCCTGGTACCTGCTCTGGGCGATCGTGCCGTTGGCCGCCTGGGCCACCCAGCCGGTGTTCCGCGTACCCGCCGTCGCGTTCTCGGCGGTGGTCTCCATGCTGGTGATGCCGCGCGGTGCGGAATTCCAGGTCTTCCAGATCATCGGCGCCGCGCTGGCGGCCGTCGTGTGCTTCGCGTTGTTCTTCGCGCTCACCCGGCACACGCTGCCGTGGCGGGCACAGCCGGGGGTGTCGGCTCCGTCACAGGAGGGCACGGCTTACCGTGTGACATCGTGA
- a CDS encoding COX15/CtaA family protein, which produces MLYRAFVGLVDRLPLPSLRVQRLIAIAVILSQAGISVTGAIVRVTASGLGCPTWPQCFPGSFTPIGVSEVPVLHQTVEFGNRLLTFAVTLCAGLIVLAVIRARRRKEVLVYAWLMPGGTVVQAIIGGITVRTGLLWWTVAVHLLVSMVMVWLAVVLYAKICEPDDGIETVQVPAPLRWLTALSGVALAGVLIAGTLVTAAGPHAGDKSIERQVERLEVEIVTLVHLHSQLMIGYLALLVGLAFGLFAVGITPAIRTRLFVLLGLVLAQGLVGVVQYFTDVPAALVAIHVGGAAACTAATAALWASLRTREKVEAPAVTQASVR; this is translated from the coding sequence GTGCTGTATCGCGCCTTCGTTGGCCTCGTCGACCGGCTGCCGCTCCCCTCGCTGCGGGTGCAGCGGCTCATCGCCATCGCGGTGATCCTGAGCCAAGCGGGAATCTCGGTGACCGGCGCGATCGTGCGCGTCACCGCCTCCGGCCTCGGCTGCCCGACCTGGCCGCAGTGCTTCCCCGGCAGCTTCACCCCGATCGGGGTGTCGGAGGTACCCGTCCTGCACCAGACCGTGGAGTTCGGCAACCGGCTGCTCACCTTCGCGGTGACGCTGTGCGCCGGGCTGATCGTGCTGGCCGTCATCCGGGCCCGGCGGCGCAAGGAAGTCCTCGTCTACGCCTGGCTGATGCCCGGCGGTACCGTGGTGCAGGCGATCATCGGTGGCATCACCGTGCGCACCGGCCTGCTGTGGTGGACCGTGGCCGTGCACCTGCTCGTCTCGATGGTGATGGTGTGGCTGGCGGTCGTTCTGTACGCGAAGATCTGCGAACCCGACGACGGCATCGAGACCGTCCAGGTGCCCGCTCCCCTGCGCTGGCTCACCGCGCTGTCCGGGGTGGCGCTCGCGGGTGTGCTCATCGCGGGCACGCTGGTCACCGCAGCCGGGCCACATGCCGGTGACAAGAGCATCGAGCGACAGGTCGAGCGCCTCGAAGTCGAGATCGTCACCCTGGTGCACCTGCATTCCCAGTTGATGATCGGGTATCTCGCGCTGCTCGTCGGGCTCGCGTTCGGGCTCTTCGCCGTCGGGATCACCCCCGCCATCCGCACACGGCTGTTCGTCCTGCTCGGGCTCGTGCTCGCGCAGGGGCTCGTGGGTGTCGTGCAGTACTTCACCGATGTGCCCGCCGCGCTCGTGGCCATCCACGTCGGCGGGGCCGCGGCGTGCACCGCGGCGACCGCCGCGCTGTGGGCATCGTTGCGCACACGCGAAAAGGTCGAGGCACCTGCGGTAACGCAAGCTTCCGTGCGCTGA
- a CDS encoding ABC transporter permease codes for MSETTSRFLPGTFTPDPRPASRTTMLTAQTGLELKLLLRNGEQLLLTMFIPITLLIGLSLLPFGDLGEHRVDRIVPMVMMTAVMSTAFTGQAIAVGFDRRYGALKRLGATPLPRWGVIAGKCAAVLIVVVLQAILLGAIGVALGWRPGIGGLALGALVIALGTATFAAMGLLLGGTLKAEVVLALANILWFIMLGIASLVLVGDTLPTALTVIARLIPSGALAFALDTALTGSVDWFGVAVLAAWGVVCGWLATRLFRFH; via the coding sequence ATGAGCGAGACCACCAGCCGTTTCCTGCCCGGCACCTTCACCCCCGATCCGCGACCGGCCTCGCGCACGACGATGCTCACCGCGCAGACCGGACTCGAGCTGAAACTGTTGTTGCGCAACGGCGAACAGCTGCTGCTCACGATGTTCATCCCGATCACCCTGCTGATCGGTCTGTCCCTGCTGCCGTTCGGCGACCTGGGCGAACACCGGGTCGACCGGATCGTGCCGATGGTGATGATGACGGCGGTGATGTCGACCGCGTTCACCGGTCAGGCCATCGCGGTCGGCTTCGACCGCCGCTACGGCGCCCTCAAACGACTCGGCGCGACACCGCTGCCCCGCTGGGGCGTGATCGCGGGCAAGTGCGCGGCCGTGCTCATCGTTGTCGTGCTGCAGGCGATACTGCTCGGCGCGATCGGGGTCGCGCTGGGCTGGCGGCCCGGGATCGGCGGACTCGCCCTCGGCGCGCTGGTGATCGCCCTCGGCACCGCGACCTTCGCGGCGATGGGATTGCTGCTGGGCGGAACGCTCAAGGCCGAGGTCGTGCTGGCGCTGGCCAATATCCTGTGGTTCATCATGCTCGGCATCGCCAGCCTGGTCCTCGTCGGCGACACCCTGCCCACCGCGCTGACCGTGATCGCCCGGCTCATCCCGTCCGGGGCTCTCGCTTTCGCGCTGGACACGGCCCTGACAGGGTCGGTCGACTGGTTCGGGGTGGCGGTGCTCGCGGCGTGGGGCGTGGTGTGCGGATGGTTGGCGACCCGGTTGTTCCGCTTCCACTGA
- a CDS encoding quinone oxidoreductase family protein codes for MRAIQVSEHGGPEVLRYVEVADPQAGPGQLLVETQGVGVNYIDIYFRTGQYPQATPYLPGSEGTGVVVAIGSDVTEFSVGDRVAWASAPGSYAELVAVDEAVAVKVPDDVEPTVAAAALLQGMTAHYLTESVFSPEPGDPVLVHAGAGGVGLLLTQMAVAKGARVITTVSTDAKEKLSREAGATEVLRYGDDLAARVRDLTDGIGVAAVYDGVGASTFEASLAALRIRGTLALFGAASGAVPPFDPQRLNPAGSLWLTRPSLGAYTRDRIEFLWRATDVFDWIAAGTLNLRIGATYPLADAAQAQRDLAARKTTGSIVLLP; via the coding sequence ATGCGCGCGATTCAGGTTTCCGAGCACGGTGGTCCCGAGGTCCTGCGGTACGTCGAGGTGGCAGACCCGCAGGCCGGGCCGGGTCAGCTACTGGTCGAGACCCAGGGCGTGGGCGTCAACTACATCGACATCTACTTCCGCACGGGCCAGTATCCGCAGGCGACGCCCTATCTTCCCGGCTCCGAGGGCACGGGCGTCGTGGTGGCGATCGGATCGGATGTCACCGAGTTCTCCGTCGGCGACCGCGTCGCCTGGGCGTCGGCGCCCGGCAGCTACGCGGAGCTGGTCGCCGTCGACGAAGCCGTCGCGGTGAAGGTGCCCGACGATGTCGAACCCACCGTCGCGGCCGCTGCCCTCCTGCAGGGCATGACCGCCCACTACCTGACCGAATCGGTGTTCTCCCCCGAACCGGGCGACCCGGTACTCGTCCACGCGGGCGCCGGCGGTGTCGGCCTGCTGCTCACTCAGATGGCCGTCGCGAAGGGCGCCCGGGTCATCACCACGGTCTCCACCGACGCCAAGGAAAAACTGTCCAGGGAGGCCGGCGCCACCGAGGTCCTGCGCTACGGCGACGACCTGGCCGCCCGCGTCCGCGACCTCACCGACGGCATCGGCGTCGCCGCGGTCTACGACGGCGTCGGCGCCAGCACCTTCGAAGCCAGCCTCGCCGCCCTCCGGATCCGCGGCACCCTCGCCCTGTTCGGCGCGGCCAGCGGCGCGGTCCCACCCTTCGACCCGCAGCGCCTCAACCCGGCCGGTTCGCTGTGGCTGACCCGGCCGTCGCTCGGCGCCTATACCCGCGACCGCATCGAATTCCTGTGGCGTGCCACCGATGTCTTCGACTGGATCGCCGCGGGAACCCTGAACCTGCGCATCGGCGCCACCTATCCGCTGGCCGACGCGGCCCAGGCCCAGCGCGATCTCGCGGCGCGCAAGACCACGGGTTCGATAGTGCTGCTGCCGTAG
- a CDS encoding ABC transporter ATP-binding protein — protein MTTRPGPAVSVDGVVKRYGETTAVDGLRFDVAPAQVFALLGPNGAGKTTTVEMCEGFVRPDAGTVRVLGLDPIADSEQLRPRIGVMLQGGGAYPGARAGEMLDLVASYSADPIDPDWLLSTLGLRDNRRTPYRRLSGGQQQRLALACALVGKPEIVFLDEPTAGLDAQARLIVWELIDALRRDGVSVVLTTHMMDEAEQLADQLVIIDHGRIVAQGTPAEVTAHGAAGQLRFCAPPKLDIALLKSALPEGFSPRETTPGMYLLEGEITPQVLATLTAWCARMDVLATDIRIDQRRLEDVFLELTGRDLRG, from the coding sequence GTGACAACACGCCCTGGACCCGCCGTTAGCGTCGACGGTGTGGTCAAGCGCTACGGCGAGACCACAGCGGTAGACGGTCTCCGGTTCGACGTGGCACCCGCCCAGGTGTTCGCGCTGCTCGGACCCAACGGCGCGGGCAAGACCACCACCGTCGAGATGTGCGAGGGCTTCGTGCGCCCGGACGCGGGCACGGTCCGCGTCCTCGGTCTCGACCCGATCGCCGACTCCGAGCAACTGCGTCCGCGCATCGGCGTGATGCTCCAGGGCGGCGGCGCCTACCCCGGCGCCCGCGCGGGCGAGATGCTCGACCTGGTGGCGTCCTACTCCGCCGACCCCATCGATCCCGATTGGCTGCTGTCGACGCTGGGTCTGCGGGACAACCGCCGCACTCCCTATCGTCGCCTGTCGGGCGGCCAGCAACAGCGGCTCGCGCTCGCGTGCGCGCTGGTCGGCAAGCCCGAGATCGTGTTCCTCGACGAACCCACCGCGGGTCTGGACGCGCAGGCCCGGCTGATCGTCTGGGAACTCATCGACGCCCTACGCCGCGACGGCGTGAGCGTCGTGCTCACCACCCACATGATGGACGAGGCCGAGCAGCTCGCCGACCAGCTCGTCATCATCGATCACGGCCGGATCGTCGCCCAGGGCACTCCCGCCGAGGTCACCGCCCACGGCGCGGCCGGGCAGCTACGATTCTGCGCCCCACCGAAACTCGATATCGCCTTGCTGAAATCCGCTCTGCCGGAAGGTTTCTCGCCACGCGAGACCACACCGGGGATGTACTTGCTCGAGGGTGAGATCACCCCGCAGGTGCTGGCGACACTCACCGCCTGGTGCGCCAGGATGGACGTGCTGGCCACCGACATCCGCATCGACCAGCGTCGCCTCGAAGACGTCTTCCTCGAACTGACCGGACGGGACCTGCGCGGATGA